Genomic window (Vigna radiata var. radiata cultivar VC1973A chromosome 1, Vradiata_ver6, whole genome shotgun sequence):
aaataaaagataaacatgAGTTGGAATTGAATAATAGTGTAAAAGTTAAATGAagttaattacaataatttaatagataaattttcataaaaaaaataaaaaaataaatttaaaataaaaggccATAAGTTTGTTTTAGGGTTCCCAACCCTTTGAGTCGTCTTAGTatgaaatttcaattcactTTGAATTTTTAACCATTTATTTCTCAATTATAAATCCCTTTCCGTTGGTACATATCCCTGAAAGACCGTAAGTAATTTCAGAATTAATGATTCATAATGGTATCACTCCGTTGAAATTGTGTATTTGCAATACATCTCCAatcaaaagaatataatttaatttataatttaaacaatCTAATTCATAACATTGTTATTTTCCATTAATTTTGCTGGCATGTTATACTTTATTAAGCCTATGACattttattgtaaattgaaTTACTAAGAGTAAAAGAAACTATTTCCAACGAATTATACTTCAATTTCCATTGAATTTCCTAATCATAACAAACATAATGTTAAAAGGTTAGGACCGAAAACTTTGGATTTACTTtgatataaattgaaaaatttactATACTTCAATTTCCATTTAATATCCTGATCATAACTAACATAATGTTAAAAGTTTAGAACTGAAAATTTTGGCTTTACTttgataaaatttgaaatttttgatatttttaagagTGGTGACTTTGGCGACTatgatataaaatgtttttatgattttaatttgagaaaaaagtgagtgaaagaaatgaaaatttaaatattttaggtaaaaaaaattaacaattggAACACATtacatgagagaaaaaaaaagaccaaaGTTACAGAGTTGAAATTAAATGACTAATTTCATTTTTGGTTACGTCTTTCTTTTTATTAGGTACAGTTTTGTGAAAGTATTAAATTAATGCaagattgtataatttaaatttattttcattatcttcGCTTTTATGAATACTAGAAACAAAAATTTGGCTTGTAAAGGTAATTCACCAAGTTCGAAGCCACTCCATAAAAGGCCATCCTTTCAAATGCTTCTGAATCAAACATCATTAAATCAGAATAACCATACCATATCATCATTGAATGCTATACGTAAGTATTATATACAGAAACAGTGTATATATGCTTCCTGCATAACAACCTATATCTGCATAATGCAACCAATATGAATAAGAATTAAGAAAACTTGAAAGGTATGGAAAACCAGTGGAGATCTGAGAAAAGgaattcttaaatattattagacataTATATACTAACAATAAGTATAAAAACCAAAACATTAGATTGGTCAAATTTGGTTGAGTCGACCTCAACCGAATTCAACTCAATAGGTCCGTTTgaaatttgatcaaattttgTCTAGTTAGTTACGATCGAAATTCAATCGAGTTTAATCTTCTCACCAAAATGTTAGAAATGGGTTTtaggtctaactcaaccccacaaaactgacttgtaaggtgaggtttgcacttcacttatatattataaattggccttatctatggcgtgagactagatattaatgggtggtccgataacggcccaatagcgggtggaacaatctgtccaacaaatatcgctaggataggctctaaccatagttctgataccatgttagaagtgggttctagacctaactcaaccccacaaaaccggcttgtaagatgaggtctgcatcccacttatatattataaattggcattatctctagtcgatattgAACTTCCAACACAAAATTCATCCTAATTTAACCCAATCGACTATAGTGGAAATTTGgctaatttttttcaaattgatcGAATTTGAtcattaagtttaaaaaataatttttgaccatTTTTAATACAGTGtagtatgataaaaaaataatttagttcaatttaaacaaattattttttagttcacAACAATTTTTAACTGTTAAATTTAGTAATGCAAAATGTGGTGCTTGAATCGAGtatatctcattttttttcatggtttgctaaaattggtttaattttttccttttaacgTATTGAAATTTAAGTACATATGTTAGTTGTTTTTGTGTGGCATTAGCTGTGTTGAATATCTGAAGGACAAAACGAATAAAGTGAGGCAACAATTTCAATGGTcagattttgaatataaatatagagaTGTGAGGCTACAAATATATGGATGTCTTCTTATTTCACTTGTTAGGTTGACACTTTTCTTCCTACAAACAAATTGAAATGTTTATATGTAAATGAGATGATGATGTGAACTAACCTCATACTGAATGGAACATGATTATTTACTCTTTAATGCATGCTGGTAAATCTTGAACAtacacaaatgaaaaaaaaaaaaactctatgaagctaaatgaattttaaaatacgcATAATCTGTTAAGTGATTTTTCTTACTTGCTATAGAGTTTcgaaaacttaatttaatactAATTAGGCGCACTAGTTCATATGTTAAtatgagatattttttttaatactatataatataatgaaatattaatttaatctatataaaaaattggcATTATCATAAACTCAACTTTATGATGACGAATTTATAgatcttcttttttatcttaatcaATATGGAATTAGTACAAATTTAAAAGTGAAGTAGATAAAAACACTCGTTTTAGGTCTCAAAAAAAAGTTCTGCAATAAActttttagtattaatattcctctattaaattattataaaaaaatttaagaaaaaagacttaaaatattttttagtattattatacctcttttaaattaattataactttatatttgaaaatataatttaatcaaattattattggTGTTCGTTAATTTTTATTGgcattaaaaagatatttaattagttaaaactttttttagtaAGTAAGatattcccaatttggtccctTTTTTTAAACCTTTCCAATTGaatccttataagtgctaatttcaaacaaattagcctcGGCCATTAAAAATAGTTAACGATGTTAAAACTATGCAGAGGTGAGTAGATGAcatggttaaaattctccttttgaggtcctctgcataattttaacacctctgcacaattttaacacctcaaaaggagaattttaaccatgTCATCTACCCACCTTTGCACacttttaacaccgttaacgatttttaacggcaggggctaatttgtttgaaattaccacttataaggactcaattgggaaagtttaaaataaagggaccaaattgggaatatCTTACGAAAATAAGGatgcctaaatggttttaacctaaattatatttttggtcagggaaaaataatgattagttatctttaatatcttataatcaatttttacttctattttcttctttttctctatttgaCTTATCATCCCACTTATTCCACCCttgtgtttctttattttcttctattattCTTTTGAATGTTTAGACATACTTCATTCTTTGAATCTCACGATGGTTGTATGTATCAATgtttttatcctaatttttctttagtatgtttttcttttcacttatgttgttgtttttattttatttgttaaatttgtattaaaattagaaatatatttctttttttatttaaatttttcatgtttttcgatttatgagtgattttttttgtatatattttgatgaGAAACtagaatttttaattagattcaATTGTAGAACTATTAAATTAGGTTTTAGTTTAACCGTTCATGGATAATAAAgatgaaatatttaatgaaataaataatgaacATGAATTAGAATTGGATAATAGTGTGaaagttaaatgaaattaattaaaataatttaatagataattttacataggtaaaaaataaatttaaaataaaagactcTAAGTTTGTTTTAAGGTTTCCAACTCTTTGAGTCGTCTTAAtgtgaaaaaatcattttaaattttcaaccaTTTCCTTCTCAAGTATAAATCTTTTGGTAATCCCCGAAAGACCATaagtaatttcaaaattaatgatttataaTAGTATCAATCCGTATGAATTAACGtcatatcttatttatattgtGTATTTGCAATACATTTCGAATCAAAAGActcatcaaatataatttaatttataatttaaataatctaattcgtaacatgattttttattaattttgctCTCatgttatactttttttattcagCCTATGGcattttattgtaatttgaaTTACTAAGAATAAAGGAAACTAGGTTCGTGTGATTAAAACTATTTCGAATGAATTATACTTCAATTTCCATTTAATTTCCTGATCAtaacaaacataattttaaaagtttaggaCTGAAAATTTTGgctttacttttataaaattttaaaaatttgatatttttaatagtaGTGATTTTGGCGACTatgatataaaatgtttttatgattttaatttgagaaaattttgagtaaaagaaataaaaacttaaatattttaggtaaaaatataacaatttgaccacatttatttaatttaacttgagaaaaaatagagcaaaaCTACAGAgttcaaattaaataactaaaagagTGATTAAACATTTTGCTGAAGATTCAATGCAACTGATATCAGCATATTTTCTGTTTGGTAGTACTAACACAGTAGATATtcataatatgtaaaataaaacaatttaaagtaatatagtttttcaataatatataaagctTTCAATGATTTTATACACATTTGAAATATGCTCTCAGTTATGATGTATGCTTCTATGTTTCTCAAATTGGTATGACTTGTAAAGTGAGGAAATGAGTTACATGTCCTtgtatattatgaaataaaCATCTTCCATACTTAGCTAAATAATTGATACAATAACTAGCTAGGCTCTTCATTTCAGAAGGTGAATAGAAGGAAAGAACTATATCAGAACACTTCagaaagattaaaaaacaaaatacccTTTACAGACATCATTTACTGCTACTTTGCTGACAGTAACTACAtgaaatttctttgttttcaaaaattcatGACCCCAACATTCAATATGGATCTGAAAAATAGGAGAATGTGATCTATGAAGACTGTCAATTTTTCTTTGAGTAAACCAAAAGGCTAAATCAACTTAGTTTCTGAAATATAATGTCATATGTAAAGTGGAAATCACAGGCTTCACCACATTGTTAAGTCTCACTATTTTGTTGAAGGAACTGAAGGTCTTTCATTTGTATTTCAACAGCTTCTTTTGATAGAGGCTTGAGTTCTGaaacaaaatcatcatcaacacCAGCAGCTATTTTCTCTGCCTTGTCTTTCACAAGGCGCTGGATCACATCGCGCTGAACTGTCGGAAAAACAGCACCAAGCATTGCTGTCAGCAGTctctcatcatcttcttcaacagCATCCCTTCCAAAGCAACACACATAGATTGCATCAAGAGCCTTCCCAGCTCGAGTCTCCATTACTATAGCAGGAGGGTCAGCCTTTATCTTTGCCCGTCTCTACATTGTAGGAAgaagttttatagtttttaggATAGTGGAATATACATAAAACTTAGCTTCAGCATAATCAAAGAACCAAGCATATCGGCACAAAAAGCAAGAATATCATTCACACATCTTAGAATTGTTTTTCCTCTTCTATACAGTAGTTGTCACAACACAAGATGAATGAAACTTTATCTGGATTTGTCATCACCCAATGAAAGGTTACTTTAAGAGCATCCTAATATTAGACCATTCCTATTACTTATGCATCTTTACTATGTCAATATGGTTGTCATGATATAGATTTAGGCAAGAGAAAATGTTACCTTTGGCAATGTAACACATGTTAACGATTCCCCAAACAAGAGAACAGTGAGAAATAAGCCTTAAAATAAATCTGAATAACTAATATTATCAGCATTTCCTTAGTAAGTACTTAAACAATAGTGCTTCATGTCCATAATTTGGAATGACTAAGTCAGTTAATGCAAACTGGCAGAGTTCTTCTTCAAATACAGCATAATAGCAGAGCTGAATGACCTTCAAAGATAGTTAAAACAAGTGAAATGGGGACTAACCTCCTTTGCCTCACTCATCAAGGCCATGAAATTCTGCTCCTCAAATTCAATGTCATTTGAGATCCGGAGCCTAGAGACCCCTTCTAGAATATCCTCAGTTTTGAGAAGACCTGCACCAACGGCTGCTAGCCAACAGCATAACAGAACATAGAGTGGATCCCCTGCCTATCCACAACAAACCATTCCCCTTTAGCTCACCAAAACCAATACCCAATTGCTACCACAAAACGATGCTAAGAATAAAgttagaaacaaaaaaacaaaggatAAATCAATCTCACTAATATTCAACTTTGATTATGGGGTAGGAATTAAACATTTCACCAGTCTTCAACAATGTAAACTCATAAAAGATTGAGTTCTGAACATGAAATCTAGCTCTTTAAACTCAACCATAAAACCGAGTTAGTCCATGTAATAAATGTTTGCCTTGAATATCATCATAGGTTAGATTGGTGAACTTCTAATTCCAAATCCTATTAAGGTATAACACGAAAAACTGCATATAGTTAGCCCTTTTAGTTGTCCGACTCTCAATGAAAGCATCAATAAGCATACAGGGAAAACTCAACCAAAAAGTCTAATATATTCGATAGAAAAGTCTCAAggcttaaataaaatatcaaatagtTTATTCTTCTCAATGTAAAACTCTTAACGCATTGAATTTATGATTCTATGATGGTGTAAATTTCTACATTTTTACATAACAAAATGACATTGTTAGTGCATATACTATAAGTTTAATGATTAAATGATTAACGAGTAAATACTGTAAGCAAGTTTCTTATGTTGAACATGATTTTCAATTGGGTGAAGCTTATCAAAATGAAACTCTTGCTTAACTACCCAATTCTGATAAACTACTAAGACACGATTTTGACACCACCATGCAGTGAACCACGCAAATTAGATCAGATGGTGTGAGGAGAAAGACTGGTTGATCACTCACCCTTCCTCGTCGGTCTTGGAACTCATAGAAGGCAGTGGAATCAGCCTGGGAGCACTTGTTCCCAACGCGCCTTCTGAACTCAGCAAAGTCCACGAGGTCATCGCCGACGCCGCCTTCGTCGCTGAAGATCCTGGCAATGAGACCCACCACAGGGAGTGCCCCGATGACCTTGTTGGCGAAACTGCCTAAGGAGTTGGAGTTCTCCATGTAAGCTTTGACACTGAAGTGTTTGACTCTTGAAGTGGGCTTGGTGGCGGTGGGGTGAgcatggtggtggtgatggcGGCGGAGGGAGGAGAGGTTGAAGAGGTGGGAAGAGAAAGGTGAGAGGGGTGAAGTGGACTTTAAAACCACCATGGTCGGGGGAGGAAGAAGGAAGGGGTTAAGGTGGTCGGATTTGAGGTTCTTGGCCTCACGTTTATATATGTTATCCACTTTGCTCTCTTCTTCTCACTTATTatccaaaattaattaaaaattacaaagagTAAATTATCATCTTCCATATATTCATCATCTGATTTACATATGATTTTctttaacttaataaatttttatttttgttcgtACGAATATTTACATATTGATTTATgcataaaatacattaatttagtaTTCTAATTTTCTtgagtgtttttcttttaaatatatagttttaaagttatatttaatataaatatcattttaaataagatctactttcatttttttttattcattggaTGTTTCTATATATTTAGGTTTCCTAAATTATGTTCCAAAAAGTTAATGTGAAAGTTCTCATTTGTTATTCCTTGAatcttaagaaaaaatttatataatccaacaattatcattaatatcatatttcaaaatagataaaaaaaatgaatttgttgtttttatcttcacatgtaattttctttctattaattgtaaaaaattaatttttttttatattatgtcaatatacttatttaaaaaaactcaacattaaaaaaataaactatcaaaattaaaaacagattataaaaaaacacatgATAATTCATCTTATgtcaataaaaaagtaaaaaagtagtGTAccataaaagtaatattttactataaaaaacaataaaaaaaatatatttttttcattaatgaaacagataaaaaaatgaaaacaaaataatagatttgtataaattaactttatttttttcataaataaaaaaatacagatAATTGAAATCgaatataaactataaataactcaaaaataaagagaaaaaaaataattttattatttaatatatttaatattatattttactaaattgacgtgatttataaaaattaaaaatttgactaatttaatttccatgatGCCGCACATCATGCAATTAAGAGATCTACAACATGCAATTAACATAtctacttaaatttaaatatgttaaaaggaaaaaataattaataattaagtcaaaccaattttacaatataaaaagaaattaaatgatttaatcAAGATCTTAAGTGTGAATTTGCATATAGGTACCAACATTATAACAATGGTTAACAGGAATGAAATTTCTTATTATTCAAAAAATGAAGATCCACATATACAAAAGACTATTCAACGTTCAAGTTAATAAGAAAGTTTAggatattataaatatagtaagCATGAGTGATTATGAGGTGAGTATTCTTTAATAgaattaattgtatttatagAATCAATCTAGGTCATGTGTTTATGTTTCTATTAGAATTATACTTACTTCAAGTATGtaagaatatatttaataacataatgatACTTCATTATAAACAATAACCATAATGCCAAATTATcgattttaattatgatatgtGAATATTGTCTGATTAGGCGTAAGTTTATCCTACTCCATAATGAAGAGGTTTAACGGATCTTGTTAGACCGTTTTTTTTAGCATGTTTATTGGGTCGGATAGGAACATAAGCTCCTCAATGTTGGGAGTTTTCTTTAACATAcatatttgtgtttaatttttttttaggttttggtCGGTATAATTTGTAAATAGATTCGTCATTTGATTGAGTTCATTATGCATTGGTACTTCGGTCAAGCTTCATGGGTGGATTGATCCTTCGACCAAGTTTGTTTGTGGATTGACTCTCTGGTCGAGTTTGCTTGTGGATTGATCCTCTAGCTGAGTTTTGTAAGTGGATTAATCCTTTGACTGAGGTTCACAAGTGAATTAGCCCTCTAATTGAGCTCTGCAGGTAGATTGACTTTGACCGAGCTTTGTAGATAGATTGGCTTGACAAGAGTTCTCTATTTCTCCCAAGTTAATTTGTCACTTTCTTCGGATGAGTCATGTATTAGATaacatattctttttcttccatcttttaattttcaaactccCTTCAAAGTTTGAACTCAGATTTATCTAAAATTGTTGTCTACCTGTATGTCGTCTTTAGAATCTTCACGtttcttttgaaaatacaaCTTTTATTATCTTTAGAAAGTCGAACTCGACCATAGATCTGTACAATATGTACAAAGTTATTTTTTCCtccactcattttttttttcaataccaCAATCTTGCTATAGTATGCTCTTCATCCGTTACTGATTCTTGCAACTTAGCTcaatttttttacactaaaacAAACTTATATCAGGTTGAAATGGCTGAAACAAACTATCATTCAGATCGATCTTGATCAAATTGTATTAGAATTTGATCAAACTGTATTTAAgtgtttttgaattatattaatatgaaattttgctacttgaatttttcttatattcggACCGGagttagacttttttttttcgaaaatgatattttaacacgttttttttgtcatctctaTATGTTTTTGGTTGTTGAAGAAAAGGCTGTCCTGCACCTTCCTATGGGCAGTCAGTTATTTCTGTAAGAAACCGAAGCAGTTGTGTTCTCTTTAGATACTCTTAATCATGGTCGATGATATTATCAGTAGTTTTCCAGACGAAATCCTTTGTCACATCCTATCTTTTCTTCCGACCAAACATGTTGTCGCAACGAGTGTTCTCTCCAAGCGCTGGAAATTTCTATGGCGCTCGCTTCCCTTTTTCGATTTCCACTATGACGGAGACCTCTTTGATTATGACAGAAACAACGAGAATTACTCTCATTTTCTTCACTCCGTGGACTCTTTTTTGCTTTCGCGTGATAAAGATCAACCCCTCCATAGATTTCGCCTCAGATCTGACTCTACCTACGGTCATCCTGTAAGTATCCAGAGATGGATTACGGCTGCAGTCAGTAGAAGCGTTCGACACCTCGACCTCTATTTGGATTGGGGCTTTGTCTTGCCATCTGTGGTGTTTAGCTGCAAAACTCTTGTAGTTCTCAAGTTGACTTTCATCCAAGTGGAAAATACTTTCTCCGTTGACTTGCCTTTGCTTAAGATCTTGCATTTGGATAATATTTCTTCTCCCGAAGGTCTTGATCTTTCACAGCTTCTTTCTGGGTGTCCTAATCTTGAGGACTTGGAAGTCAAAGGTTTCATTTCTACGACTAAAGGGAAGGTTATCAGATTGCCCAAGTTGATTAGAGCCAGCATCCATGAAGATTTACTTCCATTGGAAGTTGTTAAGGATGTTGAAGTTTTGTTCTTGGATTCGGTAATGCTATGATATTTGTTTGATATTACTTTCCATTtcgaaggaaaaaaaaaaaaaaaggagatttCTTATGTTCTGTTATCATTTTGTATCTCTTGCAGAAATATCAACAAATCCTGGATTTTGACTTTCAGAATTTAGTTCGACTTGAATTGATTTTGCAGCATAGCAAGGATTGGCTTGGGGTATTGGAAGTGCTCGAGCATTGTCCCAAACTTCAAACTCTTCTCATTTGCATTTATAAGGTTTAATGATTTAAGCTTTtcaattatgatttttcttttttttaatcttttcttcaaatattagtgttaatttaattttttgattgTTGTTATCAGAGCagttttgatacatttttggCAGGCCATGAAGAAGTAGTTTGGTCATATCCACAATCTGTTCCTGTTTGTATTTCATCACACCTTAAAACCTGTTCTCTTAAATATTACAGTGGTTCTATAGATGAGATTCAATTTGCAAGTTATATTATGGGGAATGCAACATATCTACGGAGCATGAATGTCTGCATTGACAGTGAATCTCATTTTACTTTTGGAGAAAAACTTCATATGGAAAGAGAATTATCCTCGTGCATGAAGAGCTCAGATATTTGTACACTTTCATTTAAATAGTTAAGgattgtttctttttgtttgccTTTCTTTTAGTAACTGCAAGAATGTGGTCATGCTTGTCAAATTAATCTGCTTTTCTTCACCAAATGAAAGTTTGCCACACATAATTGGTTTTGTCCAGAATAGTTTATGAAACACTTTGAAGTTTCAAAATTGTGTTGTTTTCGGATGAAACCTGTTTATCATGTATCTTTTTAAGTGGGTGATATTATggaaaattctttttatttgctTCTCCTGTTCATTCTTTTGGATTTTAAATTGTGTGAACAATggttaatttaaagaaattcatTGCAAAAGAACCAAAATTTACTGTTGGTATCTCTTTTGAGGTAATTATTAATTCTAGTAACTTTATGGAATCAGAATTagtattttacttgatttaagaTGATGATGTTTAAtgcaaaatcattaaaaaattatttgttaatgtttctcattttgtttgttataaattatttacgTATCATATGAATTTCCAACAGTTCATCTTGATTTGATCAAGCCCCTTGTGAAAGACAAGTCAGAGAAAGTAGCAGCTGGTGTTGATGATGGTTTTGTTTCAGAACTCAAGCCTCTATCAAAAGAAGCTGTTGAAATACAAATGAAAGACCTTCAGTTCCTTCAACAAAATAGTGAGACTTAACAATGTGGTGAAGCCTGTGATTTCCACTTTACAATATGACATTATATTTCAGAAACTAAGTTGATTTAGCCTTTTGGTTTACTCACAGAAAAATTGACAGTCATCATACATCGCATTCTCTTATTTTTCAGATCCATATTGAATGTTGGGGTCATGActttttgaaaacaaagaaatttcaTGTAGTTACTGTCAGCAGAATAGATGCTGAAAGTAGCAGTAAATCATGTTTGTAAAgggtattttgttttttaatctttctGAAGTTTCTGATATAGTTCTTTCCTTCAATTCACCTTCTGAAATGAAGAGCCTAGCtagttattttatcaattatttagCTAAGTATGGAAGATGtttatttcataatatacaAGGACATGTAACTGATTTCCTCACTTTACCAGTGATACCAATTTGAGAAACATAGAAGCATACGTCATAACTAAGAGCATCTCTCAAATGTGTATAAAATCATTGAAagctttatatattattgaaaaattatattactttaaattgttttattttacatattatgaATATCTACTGTGTTAGTACCACCAAACAGAAAATATGCTGATATCAGTTGCATTGAATCTTCAGCAAAATGTTTAATCACACTTTTAGTCATTTAATTTGAACTCTGTAATTtcggtctttttttttttctctcaagttaaattaaataaatgtggtccaattgttaattttttacctagaatatttaaaattttcatttcttttactcaaagttttctcaaattaaatttataaaaacattttatatcatAGTCGCCAAAGTCACTACTactaaaaatatcaaatttaaccTATGTCACTTactggaattttttttttcaaattttataaaagtataaccAAAATTTTCAGTCCTAAACTTTCAAAATCATGTCAGTGCTCAACAGGAAATTCAATGGAAATTGAAGTATAATTTTTTGGAAATAGTTCTAATCACACGAACCTCGTTTCCTTTACtcttgtaattcaaatttaagtaaaatgCACATGGTCAATAAAGTATAAGAAGAGagcaaaaataatgaaaaataatgttagaattatattgtttaaattataaattaaattatatgtgaTATTCAATATAATAGTTCCacatttattagaaataaaaaaaattaacacgaAGGTTCATATAttatacttataaatatattatacttatacttgagaattaaactgtaaaataattctagaggatttgattgatccctctcataatcttttatttataataataaattgatacaagagtacatgataattagagtaacctagacacaatataatcatgatNNNNNNNNNNNNNNNNNNNNNNNNNNNNNNNNNNNNNNNNNNNNNNNNNNNNNNNNNNNNNNNNNNNNNNNNNNNNNNNNNNNNNNNNNNNNNNNNNNNNNNNNNNNNNNNNNNNNNNNNNNNNNNNNNNNNNNNNNNNNNNNNNNNNNNNNNNNNNNNNNNNNNNNNNNNNNNNNNNNNNNNNNNNNNNNNNNNNNNNNNNNNNNNNNNNNNNNNNNNNNNNNNNNNNNNNNNNNNNNNNNNNNNNNNNNNNNNNNNNNNNNNNNNNNNNNNNNNNNNNNNNNNNNNNNNNNNNNNN
Coding sequences:
- the LOC106774997 gene encoding FBD-associated F-box protein At3g52670, translating into MVDDIISSFPDEILCHILSFLPTKHVVATSVLSKRWKFLWRSLPFFDFHYDGDLFDYDRNNENYSHFLHSVDSFLLSRDKDQPLHRFRLRSDSTYGHPVSIQRWITAAVSRSVRHLDLYLDWGFVLPSVVFSCKTLVVLKLTFIQVENTFSVDLPLLKILHLDNISSPEGLDLSQLLSGCPNLEDLEVKGFISTTKGKVIRLPKLIRASIHEDLLPLEVVKDVEVLFLDSKYQQILDFDFQNLVRLELILQHSKDWLGVLEVLEHCPKLQTLLICIYKSSFDTFLAGHEEVVWSYPQSVPVCISSHLKTCSLKYYSGSIDEIQFASYIMGNATYLRSMNVCIDSESHFTFGEKLHMERELSSCMKSSDICTLSFKYSS
- the LOC106764045 gene encoding photosystem I assembly factor PSA3, chloroplastic, which codes for MVVLKSTSPLSPFSSHLFNLSSLRRHHHHHAHPTATKPTSRVKHFSVKAYMENSNSLGSFANKVIGALPVVGLIARIFSDEGGVGDDLVDFAEFRRRVGNKCSQADSTAFYEFQDRRGRAGDPLYVLLCCWLAAVGAGLLKTEDILEGVSRLRISNDIEFEEQNFMALMSEAKERRAKIKADPPAIVMETRAGKALDAIYVCCFGRDAVEEDDERLLTAMLGAVFPTVQRDVIQRLVKDKAEKIAAGVDDDFVSELKPLSKEAVEIQMKDLQFLQQNSET